Proteins encoded together in one Micromonospora auratinigra window:
- a CDS encoding Hsp20/alpha crystallin family protein codes for MSTVTKFRGGALTPFDWTNLSWLPMLAPTIRVEDYLDGDRYVVRAELPGLDPAKDVHITRTGDTLRLDVVRRESHQDKVHSEFHYGSFSRLIPLPAGVREETVKARYADGILEITATIGTTEPTAREIPIVVEHAAKK; via the coding sequence ATGTCCACTGTCACCAAGTTCCGGGGCGGCGCGCTGACGCCGTTCGACTGGACGAACCTGTCCTGGCTGCCGATGCTGGCACCCACCATCCGGGTCGAGGACTACCTCGACGGCGACCGGTACGTGGTCCGCGCCGAACTGCCGGGTCTCGACCCGGCGAAGGACGTGCACATCACGCGTACCGGTGACACGCTCCGGCTGGACGTGGTGCGCCGGGAGAGCCACCAGGACAAGGTTCACTCCGAGTTCCACTACGGCTCGTTCTCCCGGCTGATCCCGCTCCCCGCCGGGGTGCGGGAGGAGACCGTCAAGGCCCGCTACGCCGACGGCATCCTGGAGATCACCGCGACGATCGGCACCACCGAGCCGACCGCCCGGGAGATCCCGATCGTGGTGGAACACGCCGCGAAGAAGTGA
- a CDS encoding GNAT family N-acetyltransferase produces MTSQVRLRPVRDDDLPLFFAHEQDPQANWMAAFGPKDPADRAAFDAHWARIRADERIVNRTIVADGEVVGHVAAFPVGERTEVSYWIDPARWGRGHATAGLTALLRELPQRPVHARAAKDNAASLAVLRKCGFVVVGEDSGYAAGRGREVAEWVLELPADSADQRDH; encoded by the coding sequence ATGACCAGTCAGGTGCGACTCCGTCCGGTACGCGACGACGACCTGCCCCTGTTCTTCGCCCACGAGCAGGATCCGCAGGCCAACTGGATGGCCGCGTTCGGCCCGAAGGACCCGGCGGACCGGGCCGCGTTCGACGCCCACTGGGCCCGCATCCGCGCCGACGAGCGCATCGTCAACCGCACGATCGTCGCCGACGGCGAGGTGGTCGGTCACGTCGCCGCCTTCCCGGTGGGGGAGCGCACCGAGGTCAGCTACTGGATCGACCCGGCCCGCTGGGGCCGCGGGCACGCCACCGCCGGCCTGACCGCGCTGCTGCGCGAGCTGCCGCAGCGGCCGGTGCACGCCCGCGCCGCGAAGGACAACGCCGCCTCCCTCGCCGTGCTGCGCAAGTGCGGCTTCGTGGTGGTCGGCGAGGACTCCGGGTACGCCGCGGGCCGCGGCCGGGAGGTGGCGGAGTGGGTGCTGGAGCTGCCCGCCGACTCCGCTGACCAGCGAGACCACTAG
- the pflB gene encoding formate C-acetyltransferase: MTGNQRVVDPWRGFRDGTWRETVDVADFVRRNYQPYLGDASFLTGPTPRTLEVWGRLQAMFPEERRRGVYDVDPATPAGITAHGPGYIDRERELIVGLQTDAPLRRAIMPTGGLRMVETALRAYGHEPDPTVHRIFTAYRRTHNDAVFDAYPADVLAARRSHVITGLPDAYGRGRIIGDYRRVALYGVDRLIEERRAHRAALDEQPSTDAVIRDREELAEQIRALGELKEMAAGYGYDISRPAGTGQQAIQWLYFGYLAAAKEQNGAAMSLGRTAGFLDVYLARDLAEGRLTETTAQELVDDFVIKLRIIRFLRTPEYDQLFSGDPTWVTESLGGMGTDGRPLVTRTAFRYLQTLYNLGPAPEPNLTVLWSPRLPAGFKRFCAQVSLDTSAIQYENDELIRPAYDDDTAIACCVSAMRVGRDMQFFGARANLAKALLYAINGGRDELTGEQVAPPSPPVGGETLDYDEVLAAYDRTLDWLAETYVDALNVIHHQHDRYAYERLEMALHDHPVRRFMATGIAGLSVAVDSLAAIRHGRVKVLRDETGLAVDYLVEGEVPTYGNDDERADSIAVWLVETFAAKLRRQRTYRDAELTMSVLTITSNVVYGRHTGNTPDGRRAGEPFAPGANPMNGRDVHGLVAAALSVAKLPYDAARDGISLTGTVTPDGLGHTRDERIANLAGVLDGYADAGGFHLNVNVLDRATLLDAMAHPERYPQLTVRVSGYAVNFVRLTPEQQRDVVSRTFHGSL; encoded by the coding sequence ATGACCGGCAACCAGCGCGTCGTGGACCCGTGGCGGGGCTTCCGGGACGGGACCTGGCGGGAGACCGTCGACGTCGCCGACTTCGTCCGCCGCAACTACCAGCCGTACCTCGGGGACGCGTCGTTCCTGACCGGACCGACGCCCCGCACCCTCGAGGTGTGGGGGCGGTTGCAGGCGATGTTCCCCGAGGAGCGACGCCGCGGCGTGTACGACGTGGACCCGGCCACCCCGGCCGGCATCACCGCGCACGGCCCCGGCTACATCGACCGGGAGCGGGAGCTGATCGTCGGCCTGCAGACCGACGCGCCGCTGCGCCGGGCGATCATGCCGACCGGCGGCCTGCGCATGGTGGAGACCGCGCTGCGGGCGTACGGCCACGAACCCGACCCGACGGTGCACCGGATCTTCACCGCGTACCGCAGGACGCACAACGACGCGGTCTTCGACGCGTACCCGGCCGACGTGCTGGCGGCGCGGCGCTCGCACGTCATCACCGGCCTGCCCGACGCGTACGGGCGGGGCCGGATCATCGGCGACTACCGGCGGGTGGCCCTGTACGGCGTGGACCGGCTGATCGAGGAGCGCCGGGCGCACCGGGCGGCGCTGGACGAGCAACCCTCCACCGACGCGGTGATCCGCGACCGGGAGGAACTGGCCGAGCAGATCCGGGCGCTGGGCGAGCTGAAGGAGATGGCCGCCGGATACGGCTACGACATCTCCCGCCCCGCCGGCACCGGGCAGCAGGCGATCCAGTGGCTCTACTTCGGCTACCTGGCGGCGGCGAAGGAGCAGAACGGCGCGGCGATGTCGCTGGGGCGTACCGCCGGCTTCCTCGACGTCTACCTGGCCCGCGACCTCGCCGAGGGGCGGCTGACCGAGACGACCGCCCAGGAGCTCGTGGACGACTTCGTGATCAAGCTGCGGATCATCCGGTTCCTGCGCACCCCCGAGTACGACCAGCTCTTCTCCGGCGACCCGACCTGGGTCACCGAGTCGCTCGGTGGGATGGGCACCGACGGCCGGCCGCTGGTCACCCGGACCGCGTTCCGCTACCTGCAGACCCTGTACAACCTGGGCCCGGCGCCCGAGCCGAACCTGACCGTGCTGTGGTCGCCGCGGCTGCCCGCCGGCTTCAAGCGGTTCTGCGCCCAGGTGTCGCTGGACACCAGCGCCATCCAGTACGAGAACGACGAGCTGATCCGCCCGGCGTACGACGACGACACCGCGATCGCGTGCTGCGTGTCGGCGATGCGGGTGGGCCGGGACATGCAGTTCTTCGGGGCGCGGGCGAACCTCGCCAAGGCGCTGCTGTACGCGATCAACGGCGGGCGCGACGAGCTGACCGGCGAGCAGGTCGCCCCGCCCAGCCCACCGGTCGGCGGGGAGACCCTCGACTACGACGAGGTGCTCGCGGCGTACGACCGGACGCTGGACTGGCTGGCCGAGACGTACGTGGACGCGCTCAACGTGATCCACCACCAGCACGACCGGTACGCCTACGAGCGGCTGGAGATGGCGCTGCACGACCACCCGGTACGCCGGTTCATGGCCACCGGCATCGCCGGCCTCTCCGTCGCCGTGGACAGCCTCGCCGCGATCCGCCACGGCCGGGTGAAGGTGCTGCGCGACGAGACCGGGCTGGCCGTCGACTACCTGGTCGAGGGCGAGGTGCCCACGTACGGCAACGACGACGAGCGGGCCGACTCGATCGCGGTCTGGCTGGTGGAGACGTTCGCGGCGAAGCTGCGCCGGCAGCGCACCTACCGCGACGCCGAGCTGACCATGTCGGTGCTCACCATCACCTCCAACGTGGTCTACGGCCGGCACACCGGCAACACGCCGGACGGGCGGCGCGCCGGTGAGCCCTTCGCGCCGGGCGCGAACCCGATGAACGGCCGGGACGTGCACGGCCTGGTCGCGGCGGCGCTGTCGGTGGCGAAGCTGCCGTACGACGCGGCCCGCGACGGCATCTCGCTGACCGGCACGGTCACCCCCGACGGGCTGGGCCACACCCGCGACGAGCGGATCGCCAACCTGGCCGGGGTGCTCGACGGGTACGCCGACGCGGGCGGCTTCCACCTCAACGTCAACGTGCTGGACCGGGCCACCCTGCTCGACGCGATGGCCCACCCGGAGCGCTACCCGCAGCTCACCGTCCGGGTCTCCGGGTACGCGGTCAACTTCGTCCGGCTCACCCCGGAACAGCAGCGCGACGTCGTCTCGCGGACCTTCCACGGGTCGCTGTGA
- a CDS encoding hemolysin family protein translates to MQSYWSQLALVGVLVIVNAAFAGSEMALVSLRDSQLQRLERSSRAGRTLARLAKDPNRFLATIQIGITLAGFLASAAAAVSLAKPLIPLLGFFGEAAETVAIVVVTLALTFVTLVFGELAPKRIAMQSAERWALVVARPLDLLASFTRPAVWALGATSDLVVRLVGLNPKHEPEEIGPDELRDIVAGNHGFTKEQRTIIAGAVEIADRQLRAVLVPRLQVFTLDSGTTAEAARLVLAATGHSRAPVVRHGGLDDAVGVIHLRDLVGMPDDRPVDEIARPPMLLPDSLPVVDALRQFKAERQHIALVVDERGAVDGIVTLEDILEEIVGEIYDETDRDLSSVRTEDDGTLVLPGTFPVHDLTDLGVELPNRPAGDYTTIAGLVLICLGHIPTVAGESVTVDGWDLHVAGVDHHAITEVRVHRRPRRDRHDGDDGERAGAEAPVLDEARS, encoded by the coding sequence GTGCAGAGCTACTGGAGCCAACTGGCCCTGGTCGGAGTTCTGGTCATCGTCAACGCGGCCTTCGCCGGCAGCGAGATGGCTCTGGTCTCGTTGCGGGACAGCCAGTTGCAGCGGCTGGAACGCAGCAGCCGCGCCGGCCGGACCCTGGCCCGGCTGGCCAAGGACCCGAACCGGTTCCTGGCCACCATCCAGATCGGGATCACCCTGGCCGGCTTCCTCGCCTCGGCCGCCGCGGCGGTCTCGCTGGCCAAGCCGCTGATCCCGCTGCTCGGGTTCTTCGGCGAGGCCGCCGAGACGGTCGCCATCGTCGTGGTCACCCTGGCGCTGACCTTCGTCACCCTGGTCTTCGGTGAGCTGGCGCCGAAGCGGATCGCCATGCAGTCCGCCGAGCGGTGGGCGCTGGTGGTGGCCCGCCCGCTCGACCTGCTGGCCAGCTTCACCCGGCCCGCCGTCTGGGCCCTCGGCGCCACCAGCGACCTGGTGGTCCGCCTGGTCGGGCTGAACCCGAAGCACGAGCCGGAGGAGATCGGCCCGGACGAGCTGCGCGACATCGTCGCCGGCAACCACGGCTTCACCAAGGAGCAGCGGACCATCATCGCCGGCGCGGTGGAGATCGCCGACCGGCAGCTGCGCGCGGTGCTCGTACCCCGGCTCCAGGTCTTCACCCTGGACAGCGGGACGACCGCGGAGGCCGCCCGGCTGGTCCTCGCCGCGACCGGCCACTCCCGGGCGCCGGTGGTCCGGCACGGCGGCCTGGACGACGCGGTCGGCGTGATCCACCTGCGCGACCTGGTCGGCATGCCGGACGACCGGCCGGTCGACGAGATCGCCCGCCCGCCGATGCTGCTGCCCGACTCGCTGCCGGTGGTCGACGCGCTGCGCCAGTTCAAGGCGGAACGCCAGCACATCGCGCTGGTGGTGGACGAGCGCGGCGCGGTCGACGGGATCGTCACGCTGGAGGACATCCTCGAGGAGATCGTCGGGGAGATCTACGACGAGACCGACCGTGACCTCTCCTCGGTCCGCACCGAGGACGACGGCACGCTGGTGCTGCCCGGCACCTTCCCCGTGCACGACCTCACCGACCTCGGCGTCGAGCTGCCCAACCGGCCGGCCGGCGACTACACCACCATCGCCGGGCTGGTGCTGATCTGCCTCGGGCACATCCCCACGGTGGCGGGGGAGAGCGTCACCGTCGACGGCTGGGACCTGCACGTGGCCGGGGTGGACCACCACGCCATCACCGAGGTCCGGGTCCACCGCCGGCCCCGCCGCGACCGCCACGACGGCGACGACGGGGAACGCGCCGGCGCCGAGGCGCCGGTGCTCGACGAGGCCCGCAGCTGA
- a CDS encoding universal stress protein, whose product MTDRSGAPVVVGVDGSPSALDAVRVAAREAALRHRPLRVVHAFLWPLLGTPLGPVAAALPDEELRTEAGKLIDEAVDEARKVDADLAVTGGLVDGPPVAVLLRESRSAALLVLGHRGLGGFAELLVGSAAVQLSARADCPVLVVRGEPRADGPVVVGVDGSALSGEAIGFAFAEAARRGTDLVAVHTWLYPAPPVGRRESYGDILPLVYDPQELRAEEERVLAEAVAGWAERYPEVTVRQKLVAAAPARALVEESTDAQLTVVGAHGRGSLSGLLLGSVSHAVLHHARSPLAIVRHHKGRDAG is encoded by the coding sequence ATGACCGACAGATCCGGTGCCCCGGTCGTGGTGGGCGTGGACGGTTCCCCGTCCGCCCTGGACGCGGTACGGGTGGCCGCGCGCGAGGCGGCGTTGCGGCACCGGCCGCTGCGGGTGGTGCACGCGTTCCTGTGGCCGCTGCTGGGCACCCCGCTCGGCCCGGTCGCCGCCGCGCTGCCCGACGAGGAGCTGCGCACCGAGGCCGGCAAGCTGATCGACGAGGCGGTGGACGAGGCCCGCAAGGTCGACGCCGACCTCGCGGTGACCGGTGGGCTGGTGGACGGTCCCCCGGTGGCGGTGCTGCTGCGGGAGAGCCGCTCCGCGGCGCTGCTGGTGCTCGGCCACCGCGGCCTGGGCGGCTTCGCCGAGCTGCTGGTCGGGTCGGCGGCGGTGCAGCTCTCGGCCCGCGCCGACTGCCCGGTGCTGGTCGTCCGCGGCGAACCGCGCGCCGACGGGCCGGTGGTGGTCGGGGTGGACGGCTCCGCGCTCTCCGGGGAGGCGATCGGTTTCGCCTTCGCCGAGGCGGCGCGGCGCGGCACCGACCTGGTGGCCGTGCACACCTGGCTCTACCCGGCGCCGCCGGTGGGCCGGCGGGAGTCCTACGGCGACATCCTGCCGCTGGTGTACGACCCGCAGGAGCTGCGCGCCGAGGAGGAGCGGGTGCTGGCCGAGGCGGTCGCCGGCTGGGCCGAGCGCTACCCGGAGGTCACCGTGCGGCAGAAGCTGGTGGCGGCGGCTCCGGCCCGGGCCCTGGTGGAGGAGTCCACCGACGCGCAGCTGACCGTGGTCGGCGCACACGGCCGGGGCAGCCTGAGCGGCCTGCTGCTCGGCTCGGTCAGTCACGCCGTGCTGCACCACGCCCGCAGCCCGCTGGCCATCGTCCGGCACCACAAGGGCCGCGACGCCGGCTGA
- the ppdK gene encoding pyruvate, phosphate dikinase, with protein sequence MPKYVYDFIEGDRSRADLLGGKGANLAEMTRLGLPVPPGFTISTDACRAYLATGTPPAGLFEEVNAHLREVEARLDRWLGDARDPLLLAVRSGGRYSMPGMMETILDIGLNDTTVGGLAARSGDERFAWDSYRRLIQMFGHTVYGVPTEEFAHELESVRATAGAAGPSAGQLRDLVETYKKIFARHVGRDFPQAPHEQLFLAVNSVFESWNSERARIYRRQERIPDDLGTAVNVMAMVFGNLGPDSGTGVAFTRDPATGARGVYGDYLADAQGEDVVAGIRNTTPLPELERIDPVSFRRLMEIMDTLERHYRDLCDIEFTIERGTLWMLQTRVGKRTAAAAFVIAAQLVDEGLISADEALTRVTGAQLAQLMFPAFDLTGAPGPLAVGVGASPGAAVGRVVFDSAAAAAATDPVILVRRETNPDDLPGMIAAAGVLTSRGGKTSHAAVVARGMGRTCVCGADALAIDAERGEFTVGDEVVRAGDVISIDGTSGRIWRGPVPVQPSPVSRYLAGELSPQADPLVAAVHRLLDHADAVRRLGVRANADTPEDARRARRLGAGGVGLCRTEHMFLGERRELVERLILAEGPAEREAALAALLPLQRADFAGILAAMDGLPVTIRLLDPPLHEFLPALPELTARVARAEALGADPGRDGTLLAAVRRMHESNPMLGLRGVRLGLVVPGLFAMQVRAVAEAAAQRRRAGGDPRPELMVPLVGDVRELAAVRLEAERVLAEVADAPEIPIGTMIEVPRAALTAGEIAAEAHFFSFGTNDLTQTTWAFSRDDVEGSFFGAYLERGIFPVSPFESIDAKGVGRLIRLAVAEGRAARPELTVGVCGEHGGDPESVAFFADAGLDYVSCSPYRVPIARLAAGRAAVEATTGTSDSR encoded by the coding sequence ATGCCGAAGTACGTCTACGACTTCATCGAGGGTGACCGGAGCCGGGCCGACCTGCTCGGCGGCAAGGGCGCCAACCTGGCCGAGATGACCCGGCTCGGGTTGCCCGTCCCGCCCGGGTTCACCATCAGCACCGACGCCTGCCGGGCGTACCTGGCCACCGGCACCCCGCCGGCCGGCCTCTTCGAGGAGGTCAACGCGCACCTGCGGGAGGTCGAGGCGCGGCTGGACCGCTGGCTCGGCGACGCCCGCGACCCGCTGCTGCTGGCGGTGCGCTCCGGTGGCCGGTACTCGATGCCGGGGATGATGGAGACGATCCTCGACATCGGGCTCAACGACACCACCGTCGGCGGGCTCGCCGCGCGCAGCGGCGACGAGCGCTTCGCCTGGGACTCGTACCGGCGGTTGATCCAGATGTTCGGCCACACCGTGTACGGCGTGCCGACCGAGGAGTTCGCGCACGAGCTGGAGTCGGTGCGGGCCACCGCCGGGGCGGCGGGCCCGAGCGCCGGGCAGCTGCGGGACCTGGTCGAGACGTACAAGAAGATCTTCGCCCGGCACGTCGGGCGGGACTTCCCGCAGGCCCCGCACGAGCAGCTCTTCCTGGCCGTCAACTCGGTGTTCGAGTCGTGGAACTCCGAGCGGGCCCGGATCTACCGGCGGCAGGAGCGCATCCCGGACGATTTGGGCACCGCGGTGAACGTGATGGCGATGGTCTTCGGCAACCTCGGCCCCGACTCCGGCACCGGGGTGGCGTTCACCCGGGACCCGGCCACCGGCGCGCGCGGCGTGTACGGCGACTACCTGGCCGACGCGCAGGGCGAGGACGTGGTCGCCGGGATCCGCAACACCACGCCCCTGCCGGAGCTGGAGCGGATCGATCCGGTGAGCTTCCGCCGGCTGATGGAGATCATGGACACCCTGGAGCGGCACTACCGGGACCTGTGCGACATCGAGTTCACCATCGAGCGCGGCACGCTGTGGATGCTGCAGACCCGGGTCGGCAAGCGCACCGCCGCGGCCGCCTTCGTGATCGCCGCGCAGCTCGTCGACGAGGGGCTGATCAGCGCGGACGAGGCGCTCACCCGGGTCACCGGGGCGCAGCTGGCGCAGCTGATGTTCCCCGCGTTCGACCTCACCGGCGCGCCCGGGCCGCTCGCCGTCGGGGTGGGCGCCTCGCCGGGGGCGGCGGTCGGGCGGGTGGTGTTCGACTCGGCCGCCGCCGCGGCGGCCACCGACCCGGTGATCCTGGTGCGCCGGGAGACCAACCCGGACGACCTGCCCGGCATGATCGCCGCCGCCGGGGTCCTCACCTCCCGCGGCGGCAAGACCTCGCACGCCGCCGTGGTGGCCCGGGGCATGGGCCGGACCTGCGTGTGCGGGGCCGACGCGCTGGCCATCGACGCCGAACGGGGCGAGTTCACCGTCGGCGACGAGGTGGTCCGGGCCGGTGACGTGATCTCCATCGACGGCACCAGCGGCCGGATCTGGCGCGGCCCGGTGCCGGTGCAGCCGTCTCCCGTCTCCCGCTACCTGGCCGGCGAGCTGAGCCCGCAGGCGGACCCGCTGGTCGCCGCCGTGCACCGGCTGCTCGACCACGCCGACGCGGTACGCCGCCTCGGGGTGCGGGCCAACGCCGACACGCCGGAGGACGCCCGCCGGGCCCGGCGGCTCGGCGCAGGCGGCGTCGGGTTGTGCCGGACCGAGCACATGTTCCTCGGCGAGCGCCGCGAGCTGGTGGAACGGCTGATCCTGGCCGAGGGCCCGGCCGAGCGGGAGGCCGCCCTGGCGGCGCTGCTGCCGTTGCAGCGGGCCGACTTCGCCGGCATCCTCGCCGCGATGGACGGGCTGCCGGTGACGATCCGGCTGCTCGACCCGCCGCTGCACGAGTTCCTGCCGGCGCTGCCGGAGCTGACCGCCCGGGTGGCCCGCGCCGAGGCCCTCGGCGCGGACCCGGGGCGCGACGGCACGCTGCTGGCGGCCGTACGCCGGATGCACGAGAGCAACCCGATGCTGGGCCTGCGCGGGGTGCGCCTCGGCCTGGTGGTGCCGGGACTGTTCGCGATGCAGGTGCGGGCGGTGGCCGAGGCGGCGGCGCAACGGCGGCGCGCGGGCGGCGACCCACGCCCGGAGCTCATGGTGCCGCTCGTCGGTGACGTGCGGGAACTCGCGGCGGTACGGCTGGAGGCCGAGCGGGTGCTCGCCGAGGTCGCCGACGCGCCGGAGATCCCGATCGGGACGATGATCGAGGTGCCCCGGGCCGCGCTGACCGCCGGGGAGATCGCCGCCGAGGCGCACTTCTTCTCCTTCGGCACCAACGACCTGACCCAGACCACCTGGGCGTTCTCCCGCGACGACGTGGAGGGCTCGTTCTTCGGGGCGTACCTGGAGCGCGGGATCTTCCCGGTGTCGCCGTTCGAGAGCATCGACGCCAAGGGCGTCGGGCGGCTGATCCGGCTGGCCGTGGCCGAGGGCCGGGCGGCCCGCCCCGAGCTGACCGTCGGCGTCTGCGGGGAGCACGGCGGCGACCCCGAATCGGTCGCGTTCTTCGCCGACGCCGGGCTGGACTACGTGTCCTGCTCGCCGTACCGGGTGCCGATCGCCCGGCTGGCCGCCGGCCGGGCCGCCGTCGAAGCGACCACCGGCACGTCCGACTCCCGCTAG
- the pflA gene encoding pyruvate formate-lyase-activating protein: MSTLSTPSPGPVRPGPGGPLTGSVHSWDLSIGVDGPGTRFVAFLAGCPLRCRYCHSPDTWYRRSGRSRTVDELMAEVGRYRRFVQVAGGGVTLSGGEPLLQPRFTGEVLRRCHELGLHTALDTSGFLGARADDALLDATDLVLLDVKSRDPATYREVTRTGRIGPTLRFGRRLAERGVPVWIRFVLVPGLTDDEANVAGVADFAAGLATVERVEVLPFHRLGAHKYAELGLTFPLAGTAPPTPDLLDRVRGRFAARGLTVT; this comes from the coding sequence GTGAGCACCCTGTCGACACCGTCGCCCGGGCCGGTCCGGCCCGGGCCCGGCGGGCCGCTGACCGGCAGCGTGCACTCGTGGGACCTGTCGATCGGGGTGGACGGGCCGGGCACCCGGTTCGTGGCGTTCCTCGCCGGCTGCCCGCTGCGCTGCCGGTACTGCCACAGCCCGGACACCTGGTACCGGCGCAGCGGCCGCAGCCGGACCGTCGACGAGCTGATGGCCGAGGTGGGCCGCTACCGGCGCTTCGTCCAGGTGGCCGGCGGCGGGGTCACCCTCAGCGGCGGGGAGCCGCTGTTGCAGCCCCGGTTCACCGGGGAGGTGCTGCGCCGCTGCCACGAGCTGGGGCTGCACACCGCGCTGGACACCTCGGGATTCCTCGGCGCCCGCGCCGACGACGCCCTGCTGGACGCCACCGACCTGGTGCTGCTGGACGTGAAGTCCCGCGACCCGGCCACCTACCGGGAGGTGACCCGCACCGGGCGGATCGGGCCGACGCTGCGCTTCGGTCGCCGGCTCGCCGAGCGGGGCGTACCGGTCTGGATCCGGTTCGTGCTGGTGCCCGGCCTCACCGACGACGAGGCGAACGTGGCCGGGGTGGCGGACTTCGCCGCCGGGCTGGCGACCGTCGAGCGGGTCGAGGTGCTGCCGTTCCACCGCCTCGGCGCGCACAAGTACGCCGAGCTGGGGCTCACCTTCCCACTGGCCGGCACCGCGCCGCCCACCCCGGACCTGCTCGACCGGGTACGCGGCCGGTTCGCCGCCCGCGGGCTCACCGTCACCTGA
- a CDS encoding PRC-barrel domain containing protein, producing the protein MRAGELLGRTAYDLHGRRLGRVVDVVVRGGWPPQRLRITDLIVAGHWWTRVTGRLIGPELHPSGPWLLRATARLLGRSTHQVPADAVQLRPPVPGFPFGPPPVPGGPGGPGGPGGMGSPGRNSGPGVNSDPDGPDDAQDGRGPDRAG; encoded by the coding sequence GTGCGAGCGGGTGAGCTGCTCGGCCGGACCGCGTACGACCTGCACGGGCGGCGGCTGGGGCGGGTGGTGGACGTGGTGGTCCGGGGCGGCTGGCCGCCGCAGCGGCTGCGGATCACCGACCTGATCGTGGCCGGGCACTGGTGGACCCGGGTGACCGGGCGGCTGATCGGGCCGGAGCTGCACCCCTCCGGGCCGTGGCTGCTGCGGGCGACCGCCCGCTTGCTGGGGCGCAGCACCCACCAGGTGCCGGCCGACGCGGTGCAGCTCCGCCCGCCGGTGCCGGGCTTCCCGTTCGGCCCGCCGCCCGTCCCGGGCGGTCCGGGCGGTCCGGGCGGCCCGGGCGGTATGGGTAGTCCGGGCCGGAACAGCGGTCCGGGCGTAAACAGTGACCCGGACGGGCCGGACGACGCGCAGGATGGGCGCGGTCCGGACCGGGCCGGGTGA
- a CDS encoding cyclic nucleotide-binding domain-containing protein: protein MTPLEMLRAHPFLAGLPQEWLPRLTGYARPVVWHPGHRLFRAGQPAERFWLVRGGEVALDFPVPGRGDVGIETVGADGVLGWSWLFPPYRWQFGAVAVRRSTAVEFSAEGVRRLMESDDALGRQLTTRFMSVVVDRLQASRVRLLDLYGYPTSMAS from the coding sequence ATGACCCCGCTGGAGATGCTGCGCGCCCACCCGTTCCTCGCCGGGCTGCCCCAGGAGTGGCTGCCCCGGCTGACCGGGTACGCCCGCCCGGTGGTCTGGCACCCGGGGCACCGGCTGTTCCGCGCCGGGCAGCCCGCCGAGCGGTTCTGGCTGGTCCGCGGCGGTGAGGTGGCGCTGGACTTCCCGGTGCCCGGCCGCGGTGACGTCGGCATCGAGACGGTCGGCGCGGACGGGGTGCTCGGCTGGTCCTGGCTGTTCCCGCCCTACCGCTGGCAGTTCGGCGCGGTCGCCGTGCGGCGCAGCACCGCGGTCGAGTTCAGCGCCGAGGGGGTACGCCGGCTGATGGAGTCCGACGACGCGCTGGGCCGGCAGCTCACCACCCGCTTCATGAGCGTGGTGGTGGACCGGCTCCAGGCCTCCCGGGTCCGCCTGCTCGACCTGTACGGCTACCCCACCTCGATGGCGAGCTGA